A DNA window from Rossellomorea marisflavi contains the following coding sequences:
- a CDS encoding methyltransferase yields MKTDYDRLLHIETDKRQMGFHRSFHYHRYEPTPYEALDEFCEQYPFSKSDRVVDFGCGKGRLNFYLHHRFKCTTIGVEMNRDFYRDAMVNLDHYLRHAGIRKNNVHFKECLAEDYAIHPRDNRFYFFNPFSVQIFMSVINNILHSVEGHLRDVDIILYYSPDDYIHYMEDHPLFRLKAEVDLTGRFAENPYEKFRVYELFYGGEG; encoded by the coding sequence ATGAAAACAGATTACGACCGCCTGCTTCACATCGAGACAGATAAACGGCAAATGGGCTTCCACCGGTCTTTTCACTATCATCGATATGAACCGACGCCGTATGAGGCGCTGGATGAGTTTTGCGAGCAGTATCCATTCTCCAAATCAGACCGGGTTGTGGACTTTGGATGCGGGAAGGGACGCTTGAACTTTTATCTTCACCACCGGTTCAAATGTACAACAATCGGTGTTGAAATGAACAGGGACTTCTACCGGGACGCCATGGTGAACTTGGATCATTATCTCCGGCATGCCGGAATCCGGAAAAATAACGTCCACTTCAAGGAGTGCCTGGCAGAGGACTATGCCATTCACCCCCGGGATAACCGCTTTTATTTTTTCAACCCGTTTTCTGTCCAGATCTTCATGAGCGTCATCAATAACATTCTTCATTCCGTAGAAGGGCACCTAAGAGACGTGGACATTATCCTGTATTACAGCCCTGATGATTATATTCACTATATGGAAGATCATCCTCTATTTCGCTTGAAAGCAGAAGTGGACCTGACCGGTCGATTTGCGGAGAATCCATATGAGAAGTTTAGGGTTTATGAGCTTTTTTATGGCGGTGAAGGGTGA